CCAGGATCGTCGCGTTCAGCAGCAGGTCCTTGATGCCCTGTTCGGACAGGAACTCGCTGTTGCCGGCCTGGGTGACGGCGATCATCACCAGGAAGACGACCAGGATGGCGAGTTCGCGCATCTTGAACACGCGGTCCACCAGGCGGGTGCCGCTGGACTTGGGCACCTCTGCGGCGGGGGCGGGATTGGGAGCGGTCACCGTCATGCGGCGGCCCTCCCGGTGGCTGCGGCCATCACCGTTTCCTCGGTTGCTTCGGAGCGCGGGATCTCGGCGGCGAGGCGGCCCTCGTGCATCACGAGCACGCGGTCGGCCATGCCGAGGATCTCGGGCAGGTCGGAGGAGATCATCAGCACGGCCACACCGTCGGCGGCCAGCTCGCTGAGCAGGCGGTGCACCTCGGCCTTGGTGCCGACGTCGATGCCGCGGGTCGGCTCGTCGACGATCAGCACCCTGGGGCCGGTGGCGAGCCACTTGGCCAGGACGACCTTCTGCTGGTTGCCGCCGGACAGCGTGTTGACGGTGTCGGCGATGCGGGCGTACTTCACCTGGAGCTTGACGGCCCAGTCGAGGGAGCGGCTGCGCTCGGCGCCCCGGTCCATCAGTCCGCCCCTGACGGTCGTCCGCAGGCCGGTCAGGCCGATGTTCCGCTCGATGGACATGTCCATCACCAGGCCCTGGGCGCGCCGGTCCTCGGGGACGAGGGCGAGCCCGGCGGCCATGGCCGTGGAGGGTGCTCCGTTCGTCAGCAGGGTGCCGTCCACCTCGACCTCGCCGGCGTCCCAACGGTCGATGCCGAAGACGGCCCGGGCCACCTCGGTGCGGCCGGCGCCGACGAGTCCGGCGAGGCCCACGATCTCGCCGTGGCGGACCTCGAAGGAGACGTCGGTGAAGACGCCCTCGCGGGTCAGCCGGCGCACGCTGAGCGCGACCTCGCCGGCCTCGACGTCCTGCTTGGGGTAGAGCTCGTCGAGGTCGCGGCCGACCATCCGGCGTACGAGGTCGTCCTCCGTCATGCCCTCCAGCGGCTCGCTGGCGATCCAGGCGCCGTCGCGGAGGGTCGTCACCTGCTGGCAGATCTTGAAGATCTCCTCCAGCCGGTGCGAGATGAACAGCACGGCGGCGCCCTGTTCGCGCAGGGTGCGAACGACGCCGAAGAGACGGGCGACCTCGCTGCCGGTGAGGGCCGCGGTCGGCTCGTCCATGATCAGGACGCGGGCGTCGAAGGAGAGCGCCTTGGCGATCTCGACGATCTGCTGGTCCGCGATGGACAGGCCGCGTGCGGGGCGGTCGGGGTCGAGTTCGACGCCGAGCCGCCGCATCAGCGCGGCGGTCGCCGCGTGGGTGGCCTTGTGGTCGATCCGGCCGAGGGCGCGCCGGGGCTGGCGGCCCATGAAGATGTTCTCGGCGATCGACAGGTCCGGGAAGAGCGTGGGCTCCTGGTAGATCACGGCGATACCGGCGTCCCGGGCGTCGCCGGGACCGTGGAAGACGACGGGCGCGCCGTCGAGCAGCACCTGGCCGGCGTCCGGTCGGTGCACGCCGGCGAGCGTCTTGATGAGGGTCGACTTGCCGGCGCCGTTCTCACCGGCGAGTGCGTGCACCTCGCCGGGAAACAGCTCCATGGAGACGTCCCGCAGGGCACGCACCGCACCGAAGGACTTCGAGATGTCCTTGAGTGCCAGCACAGGGGCCGGCCCCGGGTCGGACGGGTGGGTCATGAGGGCTCCTCGACGACGCCGGTGGGACTGGCCTCACGACGTCGTGAAAGGTTTCAACTGGGTTGCCGGGACGTTAGACACGGGAGCCATGTCACGTCAATGGGTCCGTGTCGAAATTCTTTCGATAATTAAAGGTCACAGGCAAGTCACGGTAGGCCGAATCAGTCAGAGGGCTTGACACCCCTCCGGGGGGCTCATAGCTTCCCGTTCTGAATCGTTTCATCAGATCGTCGTTCCGCGTGCTGATTACCAGCAGTCGTTCCGACCCGATGTCACAGGAGTCCTGAAGTGACCGAGCTCAGCGCGGTGAAGGCCGCTCTCAAGGCCCAGGCCATCGAAACGCCGTCGTGGGCGTACGGGAACTCGGGGACCCGTTTCAAGGTGTTCGCCCAGCCCGGTGTGCCCCGCGACCCCTTCGAGAAGCTGGACGACGCCGCCCAGGTGCACGCCTTCACCGGAGTCGCGCCGACCGTCGCCCTGCACATTCCGTGGGACAAGGTCGAGGGCTCCGACGGATACACGAACCTCGCCAAGTACGCCGAGGAGCGCGGCCTGAAGCTGGGCGCGATCAACTCGAACACCTTCCAGGACGACGACTACAAGCTCGGCAGCATCTGCCACCCCGACGCGGTGGTGCGCCGCAAGGCGCTCGGCCATCTGCTCGAATGCGTCGACATCATGGACGCCACCGGGTCCAAGGACCTGAAGCTGTGGTTCGCCGACGGTACGAACTACCCCGGTCAGGACGACATCCGTGACCGGCAGGACCGGCTCTCCGAGGCCCTCGCCGCGGTGTACGAGCGGCTCGGCGACGACCAGCGGATGCTCCTTGAGTACAAGTTCTTCGAGCCGGCCTTCTACGCGACCGACGTCCCGGACTGGGGCACGGCGTACGCGCACTGCCTCAAGCTCGGCCCGAAGGCGCAGGTCGTTGTCGACACCGGGCACCACGCGCCCGGAACCAACATCGAGTTCATCGTCGCGACACTGCTGCGCGAGGGGAAGCTCGGCGCGTTCGACTTC
The DNA window shown above is from Streptomyces sp. NBC_01451 and carries:
- a CDS encoding sugar ABC transporter ATP-binding protein, coding for MTHPSDPGPAPVLALKDISKSFGAVRALRDVSMELFPGEVHALAGENGAGKSTLIKTLAGVHRPDAGQVLLDGAPVVFHGPGDARDAGIAVIYQEPTLFPDLSIAENIFMGRQPRRALGRIDHKATHAATAALMRRLGVELDPDRPARGLSIADQQIVEIAKALSFDARVLIMDEPTAALTGSEVARLFGVVRTLREQGAAVLFISHRLEEIFKICQQVTTLRDGAWIASEPLEGMTEDDLVRRMVGRDLDELYPKQDVEAGEVALSVRRLTREGVFTDVSFEVRHGEIVGLAGLVGAGRTEVARAVFGIDRWDAGEVEVDGTLLTNGAPSTAMAAGLALVPEDRRAQGLVMDMSIERNIGLTGLRTTVRGGLMDRGAERSRSLDWAVKLQVKYARIADTVNTLSGGNQQKVVLAKWLATGPRVLIVDEPTRGIDVGTKAEVHRLLSELAADGVAVLMISSDLPEILGMADRVLVMHEGRLAAEIPRSEATEETVMAAATGRAAA
- the rhaI gene encoding L-rhamnose isomerase, with the translated sequence MTELSAVKAALKAQAIETPSWAYGNSGTRFKVFAQPGVPRDPFEKLDDAAQVHAFTGVAPTVALHIPWDKVEGSDGYTNLAKYAEERGLKLGAINSNTFQDDDYKLGSICHPDAVVRRKALGHLLECVDIMDATGSKDLKLWFADGTNYPGQDDIRDRQDRLSEALAAVYERLGDDQRMLLEYKFFEPAFYATDVPDWGTAYAHCLKLGPKAQVVVDTGHHAPGTNIEFIVATLLREGKLGAFDFNSRFYADDDLMVGSADPFQLFRIMYEVIRGGGLVPEVAFMLDQCHNIEAKIPAIIRSVMNVQEATAKALLVDASALGAAQRAGDVLAANAVLMDAYNTDVRPLLVEVREELGLDGDPIAAYARSGWGAKIVAERVGGEQAGWGA